Proteins from a single region of Bos javanicus breed banteng chromosome 7, ARS-OSU_banteng_1.0, whole genome shotgun sequence:
- the LOC133252094 gene encoding olfactory receptor 2M3-like → MDIWNHTSLSDFILLGLFSYSPYDFFLFSLVLLASAAALAGNILFLLLTQADRRLHTPMYFFLSQVSIMDLTIMGAVVPKMAANFLSGSKFISRGGCATQVFLVVMVGGAECFLLAVMAYDRYVAVCHPLRYPVLMNWKACCLMSLASWMGGVADSVIDVGMVFSFPYCGSLQVDHFFCEVPVLLRLSCADTSLFEDLIYACCVIMLLLPLGVIVASYARILMAVISMTSTEGKQKALSTCFSHLAVVGLYYGGAIFSYMQRASARTLAGDQAISIFYTILTPMLNPLIYSLRNKEIMRALKKMWKMQGR, encoded by the coding sequence ATGGACATCTGGAACCACACCTCGCTATCAGACTTTATCCTTTTGGGTCTGTTCAGCTATTCACCATATGACTTCTTCCTATTTTCCCTTGTCCTTCTGGCCTCTGCTGCAGCCCTGGCCGGCAacatcctcttcctcctgctcacCCAAGCTGACAGGCGCCTGCACACTCCCATGTACTTTTTTCTTAGTCAGGTCTCCATCATGGACCTGACCATAATGGGTGCAGTCGTGCCCAAGATGGCAGCGAACTTCCTCTCGGGAAGTAAGTTCATCTCTCGGGGTGGCTGTGCCACTCAGGTCTTCTTAGTGGTCATGGTAGGAGGAGCTGAGTGCTTCCTCCTGGCAGTCATGGCCTATGACAGGTATGTGGCCGTGTGTCACCCCCTGCGGTACCCTGTGCTCATGAACTGGAAGGCCTGCTGTCTGATGTCCTTGGCATCCTGGATGGGTGGAGTGGCTGACAGTGTGATTGATGTAGGGATGGTCTTCAGCTTCCCCTACTGTGGCTCTCTACAGGTGGACCATTTCTTCTGTGAGGTCCCCGTTCTGCTGCGTCTCTCTTGTGCAGACACATCCCTCTTTGAGGACCTCATCTATgcttgctgcgtgatcatgctgctgctgcccctgGGGGTCATTGTGGCTTCCTATGCCCGGATCCTCATGGCTGTAATTAGCATGACCTCCACTGAGGGGAAACAGAAGGCTCTGTCCACGTGCTTCTCCCAcctggctgtggtgggtctttacTATGGGGGAGCCATATTTAGCTACATGCAGAGAGCCTCTGCTAGGACACTAGCGGGAGACCAAGCCATCTCCATCTTCTATACCATCCTCACCCCCATGCTCAACCCACTCATTTACAGCCTGAGGAACAAGGAGATAATGAGGGCCTTGAAGAAGATGTGGAAGATGCAGGGGAGATAG
- the LOC133252093 gene encoding olfactory receptor 2M3-like, whose protein sequence is MDIWNHTSLSDFILLGLFSYSPYDFFLFSLVLLASAAALAGNILFLLLTQADRRLHTPMYFFLSQVSIMDLTIMGAVVPKMAANFLSGSKFISRGGCATQVFLVVTVVSAECFLLAVMAYDRYVAVCHPLRYPVLMNWKACCLMSLASWMGGVADSVIDVGMVFSFPYCGSLQVDHFFCEVPVLLRLSCADTSLFEDLIYACCVIMLLLPLGVVVASYARILMAVISMTSTEGKQKALSTCSSHLAVVGLYYGGAIFSYMQRASARTPVGDRATSIFYTILTPMLNPLIYSLRNKEIMRALKKILKKR, encoded by the coding sequence ATGGACATCTGGAACCACACCTCGCTATCAGACTTTATCCTTTTGGGTCTGTTCAGCTATTCACCATATGACTTCTTCCTATTTTCCCTTGTCCTTCTGGCCTCTGCTGCAGCCCTGGCCGGCAacatcctcttcctcctgctcacCCAAGCTGACAGGCGCCTGCACACTCCCATGTACTTTTTTCTTAGTCAGGTCTCCATCATGGACCTGACCATAATGGGTGCAGTCGTGCCCAAGATGGCAGCGAACTTCCTCTCGGGAAGTAAGTTCATCTCTCGGGGTGGCTGTGCCACTCAGGTCTTCTTAGTGGTCACGGTAGTAAGTGCTGAGTGCTTCCTCCTGGCAGTCATGGCCTATGACAGGTATGTGGCCGTGTGTCACCCCCTGCGGTACCCTGTGCTCATGAACTGGAAGGCCTGCTGTCTGATGTCCTTGGCATCCTGGATGGGTGGAGTGGCTGACAGTGTGATTGACGTAGGGATGGTCTTCAGCTTCCCCTACTGTGGCTCTCTACAGGTGGACCATTTCTTCTGTGAGGTCCCCGTTCTGCTGCGTCTCTCTTGTGCAGACACATCCCTCTTTGAGGACCTCATCTATgcttgctgcgtgatcatgctgctgctgcccctgGGGGTCGTTGTGGCTTCCTATGCCCGGATCCTCATGGCTGTTATTAGCATGACGTCCACTGAGGGGAAACAGAAGGCTCTGTCCACGTGCTCCTCCCAcctggctgtggtgggtctttacTATGGGGGAGCCATATTTAGCTACATGCAGAGAGCCTCCGCTAGGACTCCAGTAGGGGACCGAGCCACCTCCATCTTCTATACCATCCTCACCCCAATGCTCAACCCACTCATTTACAGCCTGAGAAACAAGGAGATAATGAGGGCCTTGAAGAAGAT
- the LOC133252095 gene encoding olfactory receptor 2M3-like produces the protein MDIWNHTSLSDFILLGLFSYSPYDFFLFSLVLLASAAALAGNILFLLLTHADRRLHTPMYFFLSQVSIMDLTIMGAVVPKMAANFLSGSKFISRGGCATQVFLVVMVGGAECFLLAVMAYDRYVAVCHPLRYPVLMNWKACCLMSLASWMGGVTDSVIDVGMVFSFPYCGSLQVDHFFCEVPAVLRLSCADTSLFEDLIYACCVIMLLLPLGVVVASYARILMAVISMTSTEGKQKALSTCSSHLAVVGLYYGGAIFSYMQRASARTPVGDRATSIFYTILTPMLNPLIYSLRNKEVMRAFKKMWKMQGR, from the coding sequence ATGGACATCTGGAACCACACCTCGCTATCAGACTTTATCCTTTTGGGTCTGTTCAGCTATTCACCATATGACTTCTTCCTATTTTCCCTTGTCCTTCTGGCCTCTGCTGCAGCCCTGGCCGGCAacatcctcttcctcctgctcacCCACGCTGACAGGCGCCTGCACACTCCCATGTACTTTTTTCTTAGTCAGGTCTCCATCATGGACCTGACCATAATGGGTGCAGTCGTGCCCAAGATGGCAGCCAACTTCCTCTCGGGAAGTAAGTTCATCTCTCGGGGTGGCTGTGCCACTCAGGTCTTCTTAGTGGTCATGGTAGGAGGAGCTGAGTGCTTCCTCCTGGCAGTCATGGCCTATGACAGGTATGTGGCCGTGTGTCACCCCCTGCGGTACCCTGTGCTCATGAACTGGAAGGCCTGCTGTCTGATGTCCTTGGCGTCCTGGATGGGTGGAGTGACTGACAGTGTGATTGATGTAGGGATGGTCTTCAGCTTCCCCTACTGTGGCTCTCTCCAGGTGGACCACTTCTTCTGTGAGGTCCCGGCCGTGCTGCGTCTCTCTTGTGCAGACACATCCCTCTTTGAGGACCTCATCTATGCTTGCTGtgtgatcatgctgctgctgcccctgGGGGTCGTTGTGGCTTCCTATGCCCGGATCCTCATGGCTGTAATTAGCATGACGTCCACTGAGGGGAAACAGAAGGCTCTGTCCACGTGCTCCTCCCAcctggctgtggtgggtctttacTATGGGGGAGCCATATTTAGCTACATGCAGAGAGCCTCCGCTAGGACTCCAGTGGGGGACCGAGCCACCTCCATCTTCTATACCATCCTCACCCCAATGCTCAACCCACTCATTTACAGCCTGAGGAACAAGGAGGTAATGAGGGCCTTCAAGAAGATGTGGAAGATGCAGGGGAGATAG